In the Malaclemys terrapin pileata isolate rMalTer1 chromosome 12, rMalTer1.hap1, whole genome shotgun sequence genome, one interval contains:
- the LOC128846906 gene encoding olfactory receptor 6N1-like produces MKLMTNIHERNQMNITEFILLGFGDLPQLHILLFLVFLVIYAVTVAGNILIIVLVVTDQHLHTPMYFFLGNLSCLETCYTSTILPRVLAGLLTGDRTISVTGCITQLYFFASLAAAECCLLSAMSYDRYLAMCKPLHYAALMNGSCCIKLVVGSWIGGFISVAFLITMISQLTFCGPNEIDHFFCDFRPIIKLSCTDTYMVEVASFISSSIFTLPPFLLTVTSYVYIISTILRIPSTTGRQKAFSTCSSHLIVVTIFYGTLIMVYLVSESDALRDLNKVFSVFYGVLTPLLNPLIYSLRNKEVKEALRKALLRFFVF; encoded by the coding sequence ATGAAATTGATGACAAACATACATGAGAGAAATCAAATGAACATCACGGAATTCATCCTCCTCGGATTTGGGGATCTCCCTCAACTTCATATTCTTCTTTTCCTGGTGTTTCTAGTGATCTATGCTGTGACCGTGGCCGGGAACATCCTCATCATTGTGCTAGTTGtgactgatcagcaccttcacactcccatgtacttcttcctggggaacttgtcctgcctggagacctgctacacctccaccatctTGCCTAGGGTGCTGGCTggtctcctgactggggacagaactATTTCTGTCACTGGATGCATCACACAATTGTATTTCTTTGCTTCTCTGGCAGCTGCCGAATGTTGTCTCTTATCAGCGATGTCTTATGACCGCTATTTAGCGATGTGCAAACCTCTGCATTATGCAGCACTAATGAATGGCAGCTGCTGTATCAAGCTGGTGGTTGGGTCATGGATAGGTGGATTTATATCTGTTGCCTTCTTAATAACTATGATTTCACAATTAACATTCTGTGGccccaatgaaattgaccatttcttttgtgattttcGTCCAATAATAAAACTCTCCTGCACTGACACCTACATGGTGGAAGTTGCTAGTTTCATATCTTCCTCCATATTCACCCTGCCTCCATTTCTATTGACGGTGACATCCTATGTTTATATCATTTCTACCATCCTGCGAATCCCTTCCACCACCgggaggcaaaaggccttttccacttgctcctctcacctcattgtggtgacaattttctatgggACTCTCATCATGGTGTATTTGGTCTCCGAGTCTGATGCATTGAGGGACCTGaacaaagtgttctctgtctTCTATGGAGTCCTGACCCCATTGCTCAACCCCCTCATATACAGCCTAAGAAACAAGGAGGTAAAGGAAGCCTTGAGAAAAGCTCTccttagattttttgttttttaa